One Ammospiza caudacuta isolate bAmmCau1 chromosome 11, bAmmCau1.pri, whole genome shotgun sequence genomic window carries:
- the AGTR1 gene encoding type-1 angiotensin II receptor, which produces MIPNYSTEETVKRIHVDCPVSGRHSYIYIMVPTVYSIIFIIGIFGNSLVVIVIYCYMKLKTVASIFLLNLALADLCFLITLPLWAAYTAMEYQWPFGNCLCKLASAGISFNLYASVFLLTCLSIDRYLAIVHPVQSRIRRTVSVARGTCVAIWLLAGVASLPVIIHRNIFFAENLNMTVCGFRYESNSTTLRVGLGLSKNLLGFLVPFLIILTSYTLIWKTLKKAYQIQKNKTRNDDIFKMIVAIVFFFFFSWIPHQVFTFLDVLIQLHVITDCKITDIVDTAMPFTICIAYFNNCLNPFFYVFFGKNFKKYFLQLIKYIPPNVSTHPSLTTKMSSLSYRPPENIRLHTKKTAGPFDTD; this is translated from the coding sequence ATGATTCCAAATTACTCTACTGAAGAAACTGTTAAAAGAATCCACGTGGACTGCCCCGTTTCAGGACGGCACAGCTACATCTACATTATGGTTCCAACTGTTTACAGCATCATCTTTATCATAGGCATATTCGGGAACAGCCTGGTCGTCATTGTCATTTACTGCTACATGAAATTAAAAACCGTAGCCAGCATCTTtctgctcaacctggccctggCTGACTTGTGCTTTCTGATAACTCTGCCCCTCTGGGCAGCCTACACAGCCATGGAGTACCAGTGGCCTTTTGGCAACTGTTTGTGCAAGCTGGCCTCGGCGGGAATCAGCTTCAACCTGTACGCCAGCGTGTTCCTGCTGACGTGCCTGAGCATCGACCGCTACCTGGCCATCGTGCACCCGGTGCAGTCGCGCATCCGCCGCACGGTGTCCGTGGCCCGCGGCACCTGCGTGGCCATCTGGCTGCTGGCCGGCGTGGCCAGCCTGCCCGTCATCATCCACCGCAACATCTTCTTCGCCGAGAACCTCAACATGACGGTCTGCGGCTTCCGCTACGAGAGCAACAGCACCACGCTCCGCGTCGGGCTGGGCTTATCCAAAAATCTGCTGGGCTTTTTAGTTCCTTTTCTGATCATCTTAACGAGCTACACCTTAATTTGGAAGACGCTGAAGAAGGCATATCAAATTCAAAAAAATAAGACTAGAAATGATGATATCTTCAAGATGATTGTAGcaattgtgtttttctttttcttttcctggattCCTCATCAAGTGTTCACTTTTCTGGATGTGTTGATTCAATTACATGTAATAACAGATTGCAAAATCACTGATATAGTGGATACAGCTATGCCCTTCACCATTTGTATCGCTTACTTTAACAACTGTCTGAATCCctttttttatgtgttttttggaaaaaactttaaaaaatacttccttCAGCTAATTAAATACATCCCACCAAATGTCAGCACACATCCAAGCCTCACAACCAAAATGAGCTCCCTCTCCTATCGGCCACCAGAAAATATCCGCTTGCACACCAAAAAGACTGCTGGGCCTTTCGACACCGATTGA